A part of Silurus meridionalis isolate SWU-2019-XX chromosome 18, ASM1480568v1, whole genome shotgun sequence genomic DNA contains:
- the nudt5 gene encoding ADP-sugar pyrophosphatase translates to MSCPGKSSTEPHVVKEEVTATGQWVKLEKTTYVDPSGNTRIWETVKRTTRPTDTTVDGVGIIAILKRTLHKDCVVLVKQFRPPMGCFTLEFPAGLIDDNENAETAALRELKEETGYKGEVVGVTPVTCLDPGLSNCSTQIVMVNINGDDIENINPTQQLGDGEFVDVILLPLDEFQRKIDELLRKEKLVVDSKVYIYAMGMSQAFFKPNELPVLKQ, encoded by the exons ATGAGTTGTCCTGGGAAAAGCAGCACAGAGCCCCATGTAGTGAAAGAGGAG GTTACAGCTACTGGACAGTGGGTGAAGCTTGAAAAGACCACGTACGTGGATCCGTCTGGAAACACCAG AATCTGGGAGACGGTGAAGAGAACAACAAGACCAACCGACACTACTGTAGACG GTGTTGGGATCATCGCCATCCTGAAGAGAACTCTGCATAAGGACTGTGTGGTGTTGGTGAAACAGTTCAGGCCACCGATGGGATGCTTCACTCTAGAGTTTCCTGCAG GTCTGATTGATGATAATGAGAACGCTGAGACGGCTGCATTGAGAGAGCTGAAGGAGGAGACGGGATACAAGGGCGAGGTGGTGGGAGTAACGCCAG TCACGTGTCTGGATCCTGGCCTGTCAAACTGTAGCACACAAATCGTGATGGTCAACATCAACGGAGAtgatattgaaaatataaaccCCACTCAGCAGCTCG gtGATGGAG AATTTGTCGACGTGATTCTTCTACCTTTAGATGAGTTTCAGAGGAAAATAGACG AGttactgaggaaggagaaactCGTCGTGGATTCCAAAGTGTACATTTACGCTATGGGAATGTCCCAAGCCTTCTTTAAACCCAACGAGCTCCCGGTGCTCAAACAGTGA
- the tspan33a gene encoding tetraspanin-33, translating into MGRRGATHTDQDFSFVSPVVKYLLFFFNTIFWIISVVLMSIGVYARISKHDMALACLTVDPSLLLLIVGVFMFFLTFCGCVGSLRENICLLQTFCICLTIIFLLQLVAGILGFVFADKVRYKVTEMIDNAIRHYRDDLDLQNLIDFGQKEFDCCGGVSFMDWSENIYFNCTKENPSQESCAVPFSCCLISKDEALINTMCGYGMQKLEIIEASTFIHTNGCVDILVNWIHTNLFLLGGIALGLAIPQLVGILLSQLLINQIKDQIQLQDYNLQHLSDPWS; encoded by the exons ATGGGGAGAAGAGGAGCAACACACACAGATCAAGATTTCAGTTTTGTCAGTCCTGTTGTCAAATACTTACTTTTCTTCTTCAACACGATATTTTGG ATCATCTCAGTGGTGCTGATGTCCATTGGTGTGTACGCCAGAATAAGTAAACATG ACATGGCACTGGCCTGTTTGACAGTGGATCCCTCCCTTCTGCTGCTGATCGTTGgagttttcatgttttttctcaCGTTCTGCGGCTGTGTGGGTTCTCTCCGGGAGAACATCTGCCTCCTGCAGACG TTCTGCATCTGCTTGACAATCATCTTTTTACTACAGTTGGTTGCTGGAATTTTAGGGTTCGTCTTTGCAGACAAG GTGCGCTATAAAGTGACTGAAATGATCGACAATGCAATCAGACATTACCGAGATGATCTGGACCTACAGAACCTTATTGACTTCGGACAAAAAGAG TTTGACTGCTGTGGTGGGGTTTCTTTCATGGACTGGTCAGAGAACATCTATTTCAACTGCACGAAGGAGAACCCGAGCCAAGAGAGCTGTGCTGTTCCTTTCTCCTGCTGCCTCATCTCTAAAGACGAA GCTCTTATAAACACCATGTGTGGATATGGAATGCAGAAGCTAGAGATAATAGAAGCCAGTACTTTCATCCACACCAACGGCTGTGTTGACATACTCGTCAACTGGATCCACACCAACCTGTTTCTGCTGGGAGGCATAGCACTGGGTCTCGCCATCCCTCAG CTGGTGGGAATCCTGCTCTCTCAACTCCTGATTAACCAGATCAAAGATCAGATTCAACTACAGGACTACAACCTGCAGCACCTCTCGGACCCATGGAGCTGA
- the cdc123 gene encoding cell division cycle protein 123 homolog, producing MKKEQVANCQFSVWYPLFKKHTIKSLIFPLPQNVIDYLLDDGTLVVSGSDSNNQPPQSNNNASDDEDDIQWSDDETTTVVTAPEFPEFNSEVQEAINSLGGCVFPKLNWSAPRDANWIALNSSLQCQSLSDIFLLFKSSDFITHDLTQPFLQCSDDSPDPVINYELVLRKWCELIPGGEFRCFVKENKLIGISQRDYTQHYQHIFKQEAGISSSIQLFFREHVQHRFPNDDFVFDVYRDNMGRVWLIDFNPFGEVTDSLLFSWEELTSGTSLSLQDGPAFRYTTSEVTVQPSPCLSYRIPRDFLEMSTGEDAYKLMDFLKLKKGQQDAEEEEEEEEDEPHNPIV from the exons ATGAAGAAGGAGCAAGTTGCAAACTGTCAGTTCTCAGTTTGGTATCCTTTATTTAAGAAACATACGATTAAAAG CTTGATTTTTCCTCTGCCCCAGAATGTAATCGATTACCTTTTGGACGACGGGACACTAGTGGTTTCAGGAAG CGACAGCAACAATCAGCCTCCGCAGAGCAACAACAACGCCTCTGACGACGAGGACGACATTCAG TGGTCTGACGATGAGACAACTACGGTTGTCACG GCTCCAGAATTCCCTGAATTTAACTCAGAAGTTCAGGAAGCAATAAATTCCCTGGGAGGATGCGTCTTCCCTAAACTGAACTGGAGCGCACCGAGG GATGCTAACTGGATTGCCCTGAATAGCTCATTGCAGTGTCAGAGTCTCAGCGACATCTTCCTCCTGTTTAAAAGCTCGGACTTCATCACGCACGATCTCACTCAGCC GTTCCTGCAGTGCAGCGACGACTCTCCAGATCCGGTTATTAACTATGag CTTGTTTTGAGGAAATGGTGCGAGCTCATTCCTGGAGGCGAATTTCGCTGCTTTGTGAAAGAGAACAAGCTGATTG GAATCTCTCAGCGAGACTACACACAACATTACCAGCACATCTTCAAACAGGAAGCTGGGATCTCCTCCTCCATCCAGCTGTTTTTCAGAGAGCACGTTCAGCACCGGTTCCCCAACGATGACT TCGTCTTCGATGTGTACAGAGACAACATG GGTCGCGTGTGGCTCATCGACTTTAACCCTTTCGGCGAGGTCACAGACTCGCTGCTCTTCTCCTGGGAGGAGCTAACATCTGGAACCAGTCTCTCATTACAG GACGGTCCTGCTTTCCGCTACACGACCAGCGAAGTCACCGTCCAGCCCAGCCCGTGTTTGTCTTACCGAATCCCACGAGACTTCCTGGAGATGTCCACCGGAGAGGACGCTTATAAGCTAATGGATTTCCTCAAActg AAAAAAGGCCAGCAGGATGccgaggaagaggaggaggaagaggaggatgagccTCACAACCCCATTGTGTGA